The nucleotide window cttttggtcctctAAAATGGGGGGGACCATGTACAAAAAGTGACGGAATTTCTACATGGTTCACCCGATATAGATAAACACCCTCAAGTTAATGCTCACAGTgtgcactttaacctcatggtCATTGTTCGATTTCAAGAAAAAATGCTTTACCGTCCAAATACTTACGGAGGGCGGCGTATATCGATACCAAAGTGACTTATCGTCTCAGTCTTAAGGCAGATAGTGTGTGTTCTGTGGTCAGAGACAGAGGGGTATTACTAGCTGGctccggggtgaagtttccctaggtacagatttaggatcagtttccccTTCCCTAATCCTAACCATAAGTGGGAAAACGCTAAATTCACCCAAGATCAGCGTGTAGGGGCAACTTCCCCCTAGTCCTTACTTGCTGCGCTTGGCTTGTGTGGCTTGGCTCTTGTCTGAGGGCTGCGTGCTGGCCTGTTGTTGTGTGTGGCTACGGAGGTACTGCATGGCCTGAACCTGCTGGAGCCGCCTGTTCAGTTGCTCCTCGCATGCCTGCAGCAGCGCCAATGTCCTCTCAGAGTCCCAGCCCAGGACTTGCTCCATGGCCCGTGCACCTTTGTTCACCACCATCTGCAGTTGACAACATTTTGGTTTGGTTTATTTCATGTTGTATACAGCTAAAATCAGAACCGCAATCTATTCTGAGAAAGACAAAGTAAATGTTCTTACATTCATTCTGTTCAATTTAATTGATATTGTTTTCAAAGATAATTGACTTGGGAGATAAGAGGCTCAGAGTATACTTAGTGGTGTGAAAAGCCCTTGATATTGGATTTCAAACAGATACAGTTGGGACAAAAATGGTATTCAATATAAGAAATGCAATTCCTTGGTATACAGTGATCTTATTATAACTGCTCTAAACTTATTTTTTGTTGTCAGGATTACTTGGCGTATTTACAGGCACTTGTACTTCAAAAAAAAAGGTGTGTAGTTATGTTTGGTGATAGAGTTAACAGCTTGATAAAAGATGTACTTAGGCAGTCCATTTTCACATGCTGTGTATACTGAAAACAAGAGTGCAGAGGGATAGTGCCACCCAGTGGACAGAATATAGTAATTCTCACATATACTGTAGTTCTAGCCTTCCCATTTCCCTCATGTGGTGTAAAGGAAACAATTTCATGCGTCCAAATTCTCTACCCTTCTACCTTAACTGTGCgtttgttcacttcccttcatggatTTAAAAGGGAAGGAGCTGTGTAATAAACTCCCTCTAGCCTATGCTTATACTAATCCAATGCTTTAAAATACGTGGAGAGAAGTGAACCCTTTCGGGAGAATTGGGACGCAATCCAGTGCATCTCAATAATGGAAAGTATTTCTCTCCTGTTCGTTTTTTTCTGTGCACTAAACTGAATAACTTAGGACATATCACTGTAATACTGTGGATACCTACCAGGGACTTTGTTTTCACAATGCATGCCATTTCAtatcaatgcagatgaaggagAGTAGACAAGGAGCGAGTAGACAAGGAGAGGGGTCCACTTCAGTCTATTAATATGATCCTGTATAACCAAATGCAGCGTTTAGCCGTTGGTCTTTGTGACATACCTGCAGCTCCTCATTGGAGAGCCTGGTCTCAGGGCTCGTTTTACCCTTGAGAACCATCAGCGTTCTGGACATGAATCCTGATGCCGAATCCACCGCCAGCCCGTCTGTCACATCCACATCACCTGACCCTGTGAGACATGGGTTATGGTAGAACATGATCTCTCTCACAACACAACTTGGCTGAGCCAGAGGTTTAGAGGCAATATTTCAGGGCTAGTTGTCTCATTGCTTAAAGAATGGCtccatctagtgacaaaaaagcCACACACAGCTTTTACATAAACTACTACAACTTTTGAGGTGAAGTTAAAATGCTTTCCCTCACTTCGCCCCCTTCAAATGGCATTTCCACTCACATAGGTGGATCTTCTAACAGATTGATCCCATTTTATTCCTGATAGCGGTCTCACCGTCATTTCTAGGCTCTGCCTCTTgactgtcttctctctccactgcCTTGAGGTAGAGCTGGAGCAGTTCCTTGGACTGTCGCTCTTCCTCCCTGCGGTCCAACACTCTCTGTAGAGTGTCCTGGAGATTCAGCGCCTTCCTCTCCGGGAAGCCCAGGGCTGAGGCCAGCTCTAAACAAGGCACGTCCACTAGGGTCTGGAACACGCAAAAGTATACATGTTATTCTCGCTATTACACATACAGCTATCCTCAAGCACATAAACATAAAGCTAAGGGGGCTTTGTATTGAAGTAGTATACACAATATTTATACCATACCCGCTGTAGCCATAAATGTTGCTTTTATCTGATGGAATAGGACCTAACTTTAACAAGATATTCTATATTTATACATTTAAATGTGAGAGGGGAGATGGTGGAAATGTTATTGAAGTTACCCTACTTGTAAATCTGCCTCCGACATCAGTATGATGCTGGCCAGGTCCTTCTTGAGTTGCTGGGCCAGGTAGAACCAGGGCTCGATCCCACTGATTGAGCTGTCCACAGCATCGCTCTCAAGATTCACAGACTCCCTGGTCATCCAAGCTGTGCCGCCATCAACTATAGTAGCATGGTAGAAAATCACTATGCGTTAGTATGGGAATGCAACCTGGGAGAGCTAATACAGATGACCAATGCCACATAATCAAAGAACAGAGTTTGGTCTTTAACTAGTTAGCCCAAAAAACAagcaaaaaaaacaaacatactCTTGGAATATAGGCATAGAATGTCAGAGGATGTGCTTTCCCAAGAGGTTGACTCAAACTGCAGATAGATCAACTTAGAAACCGCAAAATGACTGATCACACAATAGTAGGCTTAAACAATGACTATAGCCTAATATGACAACACAAATTTGCATTGACAGAACAAAAAAAAAGCTTACTTCTTCGTAGTGGGGCCCACGTCTCTTTTTCATGCAAGAGCATAAACTTTGTGTTTGTAGGTAAGCACAAGAAATAGGCCTCATCTTCAACTATTGTCCCATCATCTTCTAATACCACAGAGACGGAGGTACTTGGGCTAAACCCAAGAGATTCGCTTCCTGAGAGGTAGAATTACAGAAACGTGCAGGTACATAAACATGTATATGGAATGAATGATTACTAACACTTTACTTGAACTTGCCACCATAACAAGAGCTTCATAGCATGCATCACTCATAACTTAGAAATGATAAATGTAATAATGTTATGACATCTATATGCGTTGTAGTATTTAGCCTTGACACCCTGATTATACCACCTGCATGAGTGTCATGAGCACTTCATGAATAAAAATGGTCAGAAAACATATGATAGTGTGATGACAAAAGTCACAATAGGCAAATCCTACCCCAGGCGGGATTCCCTGCAACCCATAGCCCTTTAAGCTAACCTTTGCTAACTTATTGATATCAGAAGCACCTGATCTAGTGGTATGTTGCTGATGACCGGGATGAATGCAGAAGCAGTACAGGGCACCATTTGTGGCTGAGAGACAGTTAAGTGGAACTTTGCACTTCTGCATTGCTGCATGCTCACTGAAGTGTAATAGGCCTAGATGAAGTGTGTTGCTAGCTTTCATTTGTAGTTTGCAGTGGTGTAGCGGAGGGTAAACACAGTTTACCAACGTTTTCTTTTTGCCCATCAATTTTCTACTTTTTGCAGACCGGCGATCAGAGTTTACACCCCAGTTGATttttttattaacctttatttaacgaggcaagtcagttaagaacaaattcttatttacaatgacggcctaagaacagtgggttaactgccttgttcaggggcagaacgacagatttataccttTTCAGCTTGggaattcgatctagcaacctttcagttactggcccaatgctctaaccactaggctacctgccacccctatttACATCACTGTTAGTTTGGTACAGTACTTACTACTTGCATTATTATctagctacagtgcattcagaaagtattcataccacttgacttattccacattttattgtgttaaagcctgaattccaaattgattaaatatatttgtttctcacccatctacacacaataccccataatgacaatcatGTTTTTAGAAActgttgcaaatgtattgaaaaatctaatacagaaatacctaatttacataagtattcaaatccATGAgtgaatacatgttagaatcacctttggcaatgattacaggtacatctctaagagctttgcacacctggattgtacaacatttgcacattattcaagctctgtcaaattggttgttgatcattgctagacagccattgtcaagtctgccatagattttcaagtcgatttaagctaaaactgtaaccagaccactcaggaacattaaatGTTGTCTtgaagcaactccagtgtatatttgacattgtgttttaggttatggtcctactgaaaggtgaatttgtcttctAGTATATGTTGAAAAGCAGACtgagccaggttttcctctaggatattGCTTGTgattagctctattccgtttatatTTATCCTAAACAACTCCCTAGTCCTtttcaatgacaagcatacccataatgaacatagacagggctctaactcccctagctccacaatgaaatagggtgctggccaggcagcaggctgttagccagtcagtgtagtcacagtcagtgtagtcagctcagctatccccattgagaccgtgtctgtacCTCGActtaggttgggcaaaactaaacatggcggtgttcgccatagcaatctcactagaatacagacctcctccattcctgccattattgaaagagattgtgatacctcacatctcaaaatagggctacttaatgttagatccctcacttccaaggtagttatagtcaatgaactaatcactgatcataatcttgatgtgattggcctgactgaaacacagcttaagcctgatgaatttactgtgttaaatgaggcctcacctcctggttacactagtgaccatatcccccgcgcatcccgcaaaggcggaggtgttgctaacatttacgatagaaAATTTCAATTTAGGgggagcttctagtcatgaaatctatgcagcccactcaatcactttttatagccatcatcgactcagtggcttttgtccaacatgtctccggacctactcactgccacagtcatactctggacctagttttgtcccatggaataaatgttgtggatcttaatgtttttcctcataatcctggactatcggaccaccattttattacgtttgcaatcgcaacaaatctgctcagaccccaaccaaggatcatcaaaagtcatgctataaattctcagacaacccaaagattccttgatacccttccagactccctctgcctacccaaggacgtcagaggacaaaaatcagttaacttctttcagctagggtgcagaatttttatgtttggaaaaataacgttcccaaggtaaactgactatttcccaggtccagatgctagaatatgcatataattgacagattaggatagaaaacactctaaagtttccaaaactgccaaaatattgtctgtgagtataacagaactgagtttgcaggcgaaaacctgaggaaatccaacccggaagtgccttttatttggaaaaatccctgttccgttgcctgccccttctccatttaaaggggtatcaaccagattccttttccaatggcttcctcagctgtgaccaggctttagacatagtttcaagcttttattttgaaaaatgagtgagatttttcaaaacgcgtcaggtgtcctttgattagttcctgcgcgcgagagatgtagctcgacattttctttctctgtagtattgaataggttaccgtccggttgaaatatgatcaattatgtatgttaaaaacaacctgaggattgattataaaaaacattacggatactttttgtaattgtcatctgcctttcaggaccggaacgagcctgtggttttctgaacataacgcgcaaaccaaatggcggtttttggttataaaactaatctttatcgaacaaaaataacatttattgtgtaactgggagtctcgtgagtgcaaacatccgaagattatcaaaggtaagcgattaattttattgcttttctgactttcgtgatcaagctaatttggggctagctgttcttactgttttgtctagtgattgataaactcacaaacgcttggattgctttcgctgtaaagcatattttcaaaatctgacacgataggtggattaacaacaagctaagctgtgttttggtatatttcacttgtgatttcatgattataaatattttttgtattattttttgaatttggcgctctgcaattcagcggttgtttacgaaaatgatcccggtaaagggatccgtgcggcaagaagttaaccacctaactgaggaactcaatttaaccttgcacaataccctagatgcagtcgcacccctaaaaacatttgtcataagaaactagctccctggtatacaga belongs to Salvelinus alpinus chromosome 28, SLU_Salpinus.1, whole genome shotgun sequence and includes:
- the dffa gene encoding DNA fragmentation factor subunit alpha — encoded protein: MSELKPCKVCNFTRQQSYGLVVPSLDQLKMKGSESLGFSPSTSVSVVLEDDGTIVEDEAYFLCLPTNTKFMLLHEKETWAPLRRIDGGTAWMTRESVNLESDAVDSSISGIEPWFYLAQQLKKDLASIILMSEADLQTLVDVPCLELASALGFPERKALNLQDTLQRVLDRREEERQSKELLQLYLKAVEREDSQEAEPRNDGSGDVDVTDGLAVDSASGFMSRTLMVLKGKTSPETRLSNEELQMVVNKGARAMEQVLGWDSERTLALLQACEEQLNRRLQQVQAMQYLRSHTQQQASTQPSDKSQATQAKRSK